TTTCGTTGAACCAGGTAACCGGATGCATGAGACGATGGATATGATTTGCGATCGATTATTTATGCCACTTTTCAGTTGGAGTGATCATGATCTACCAGGACCAAAGCTAGCTTGTGGTACTAGAACTTGTTGATGATCGATTAagcttctttcttcctttggcTGGATAATTGCAGGGATCTATTGTTTTAATGATAAATCTGTTGTTTGAAGCCACCATATgccataaattttaattatagaCACAATACGATGTTCAGATGGTTCTTTGAATTGGGAAATTTCCTCACGCTGTGTAGACCAAGCTCTTGATTTTTCAAATGTAGGAGTGTAAACATAGCATCAGTAGCTGTCatcgtgcttttttgtttacttgcgAAGCGACGCAAGAAACATTGTACAGTACAAGATTTAATGCTTAACTAATGGTGCGCTAGGAGAGATTTGTGTTAAAATGTTACCCTCCAAACGCGACAAACAAATTGGTTTTGAGCACCAGATTGTCCAACATTACGATGCTGAACAAGACGAAACTGAAATTAAACTTGAATGTAAGTGTAGTTGCTTGCATTCCGTAACCTTTGAAATGGCATAACTAACGCGTTTAATTGTTGTAGGTGTTCCGGAAGATGAACAAGAACATGACATCTTTGCGAGCATAGACGAAGCGGTTCTTACCAATTTAAAGGTGTGTGGAGCTTCTGAGGATGGTGGTTCCGTATCCCAATCAAGGCACACCAATGAGCGTCCGGGAATAGAGGCAATCCCTAGTGTGGTTGAATTGCAGAACGGAAGCTCGTTGGAGGAATCCTCTGTCATGGGCATGTTTAGATCGATATCAGAACAAATCGCATCAATTCACAACAAAATCGATAGCGTTCAAAAGGAGGTGGCTAACAGTTCGGACCGCTTAAGACGGCTCGAAAGGAAAATAGGCATTTCGTTAACAACGGTGGAACATGCGAAAGATGATACCGAACTACTTGATAAAGCTTCGGGAGATAAACGTAATGAAGAAATGCAAGACAATGCATCTTGTTccgaattcaaaaaaatatccaaTGAAGAGGAATTTATAGAGTTCGAATCTCAGCTAGGCACAGATGCGGAATATTAcacttttgttaaaaatttatttagtaTGAAAATATCTTACGTTGAACCAAATAGTCGAATGCATGAGGCGATAGATATGATGTTCGATCGATCATTTATGGCACTTTGCAGTTGGACTGGCCGAAGTTTAACAGGACCAAGAATTGCTTTTCGAATACgaaaaaacatattgaaaCTGTTTGCTGATATCAGTAGCACGCGTTTTATGGCAGTGAATGAATTATACgtggcaaatatttttaaaactaagCTGCGCCATGCGAAATACAGATTGAACTTGAAAGGTAGTGTAAAGTCGGTTTGTCGTAAGCGGAAAATGCCGACagaatacatttttatacCAGCCGAAAAACATGCGAAATAAAGACGAAACTggtaatgaaaaagaaacggTTAAGCTCAGCTTTTTACGATTGCTATTGATTGATCTTCGC
The DNA window shown above is from Anopheles funestus chromosome 3RL, idAnoFuneDA-416_04, whole genome shotgun sequence and carries:
- the LOC125771075 gene encoding uncharacterized protein LOC125771075 isoform X2, translated to MLPSKRDKQIGFEHQIVQHYDAEQDETEIKLECVPEDEQEHDIFASIDEAVLTNLKVCGASEDGGSVSQSRHTNERPGIEAIPSVVELQNGSSLEESSVMGMFRSISEQIASIHNKIDSVQKEVANSSDRLRRLERKIGISLTTVEHAKDDTELLDKASGDKRNEEMQDNASCSEFKKISNEEEFIEFESQLGTDAEYYTFVKNLFSMKISYVEPNSRMHEAIDMMFDRSFMALCSWTGRSLTGPRIAFRIRKNILKLFADISSTRFMAVNELYVANIFKTKLRHAKYRLNLKGSVKSVCRKRKMPTEYIFIPAEKHAK